The following proteins are co-located in the Larus michahellis chromosome 9, bLarMic1.1, whole genome shotgun sequence genome:
- the LOC141748495 gene encoding nuclear cap-binding protein subunit 2 isoform X2 — MSGLLHTTLSGLNSDSYCEISQYRDQHFRGSRQLQEKSLKISSTLYVGNLSFYTTEEQIQELFSKCGDVKRIVMGLDKIKKTPCGFCFVEYYTRADAEHAMRFINGTRLDDRIIRTDWDAGFKEGRQYGRGKTGGQVRDEYRTDYDVGRGGFGKIIQMQKANHQPAIY; from the exons ATGTCGGGGCTGCTCCACACCACCCTGAGCGGGCTCAACAGCGACTCCTACTGCGAGATCAGCCAGTATCGCGACCAGCACTTCCGG GGTAGCAGGCAGCTGCAGGAGAAATCCCTGAAAATCTCCTCGACGCTGTATGTCGGCAACCTGTCCTTCTACACCACCGAGGAGCAGATCCAGGAGCTCTTCTCCAAGTGCGGAGACGTCAAGAGGATTGTCATGGGGCTGGACAAGATCAAGAAAACCCCCTGTGGCTTCTGTTTTGTGGA ATACTACACAAGAGCAGACGCTGAACATGCAATGCGATTTATCAACGGCACACGGCTAGATGACCGCATCATTCGAACTGACTGGGATGCAGGGTTTAAGGAAGGGCGACAGTATGGAAGAGGAAAGACTGGAGGACAG GTGCGAGATGAGTACCGGACAGACTACGATGTAGGAAGAGGTGGCTTTGGCAAGATCATTCAGATGCAGAAGGCAAATCATCAGCCCGCGATCTATTAA
- the LOC141748495 gene encoding nuclear cap-binding protein subunit 2 isoform X1: protein MSGLLHTTLSGLNSDSYCEISQYRDQHFRGSRQLQEKSLKISSTLYVGNLSFYTTEEQIQELFSKCGDVKRIVMGLDKIKKTPCGFCFVEYLFWFPAAASPMCVVSTSSSSQHSELSRTAVENLKRSDSQVLSTRHPPVKPCYFPTTARTGRQTVQQCLCFRYYTRADAEHAMRFINGTRLDDRIIRTDWDAGFKEGRQYGRGKTGGQVRDEYRTDYDVGRGGFGKIIQMQKANHQPAIY from the exons ATGTCGGGGCTGCTCCACACCACCCTGAGCGGGCTCAACAGCGACTCCTACTGCGAGATCAGCCAGTATCGCGACCAGCACTTCCGG GGTAGCAGGCAGCTGCAGGAGAAATCCCTGAAAATCTCCTCGACGCTGTATGTCGGCAACCTGTCCTTCTACACCACCGAGGAGCAGATCCAGGAGCTCTTCTCCAAGTGCGGAGACGTCAAGAGGATTGTCATGGGGCTGGACAAGATCAAGAAAACCCCCTGTGGCTTCTGTTTTGTGGAGTATCTTTTCTggttccctgctgctgccagccccatgtGTGTGGTGTCCACCTCTAGTTCCTCTCAGCACAGCGAGCTTAGCCGTACTGCTGTGGAAAACCTGAAGAGGAGTGACAGTCAAGTGCTTTCTACCAGGCACCCCCCTGTCAAACCTTGCTACTTCCCCACCACCGCCCGAACTGGGAGACAGACTGTACAGCAGTGCT TATGCTTCAGATACTACACAAGAGCAGACGCTGAACATGCAATGCGATTTATCAACGGCACACGGCTAGATGACCGCATCATTCGAACTGACTGGGATGCAGGGTTTAAGGAAGGGCGACAGTATGGAAGAGGAAAGACTGGAGGACAG GTGCGAGATGAGTACCGGACAGACTACGATGTAGGAAGAGGTGGCTTTGGCAAGATCATTCAGATGCAGAAGGCAAATCATCAGCCCGCGATCTATTAA